A single Paenibacillus kribbensis DNA region contains:
- a CDS encoding methyltransferase domain-containing protein, with the protein MREKLARNISIYRKERGLTQEELAQILGLSFQAVSKWENAQTMPDISLLPQLSRTLEVSIDKLLGYVSQDKPITIYEEEYKTPEYYWGTEPNKVCYQILQWMPPNTHLKLLDIGCGEGKDAVFFARNGYDVTAFDISDAGVEKTNRLAEKIGVHVDVFKADILDYRLDTHFDIIFSSGVLHYIKPDFRKEILDNYKQYTNPSGLHVLNVFVHKPFIAPPPEKEPNAHNWYSGELLTHYHDWFIQDSSEVIFDCNSSGIAHKHAMTKIIAQKIIL; encoded by the coding sequence ATGAGAGAAAAATTAGCAAGAAACATAAGCATATACCGCAAAGAAAGAGGACTTACACAAGAAGAACTCGCACAAATACTCGGGCTTTCATTTCAGGCCGTATCCAAGTGGGAAAATGCGCAGACCATGCCTGATATTTCGTTGCTTCCCCAGTTATCAAGAACCCTGGAAGTAAGCATCGACAAACTGCTTGGATATGTATCACAGGATAAACCGATTACCATTTATGAGGAAGAATATAAAACACCAGAATATTACTGGGGTACTGAACCAAATAAAGTTTGTTATCAGATTTTACAATGGATGCCGCCCAATACACACTTGAAATTGTTGGATATTGGCTGTGGCGAGGGAAAAGATGCCGTGTTTTTTGCTAGAAATGGATATGATGTGACTGCATTTGATATTTCGGACGCAGGTGTGGAGAAAACCAACAGACTTGCTGAAAAAATCGGGGTTCATGTTGATGTGTTTAAGGCGGATATTTTAGATTATCGTTTGGATACACATTTTGATATTATCTTTTCAAGTGGTGTCCTACACTACATAAAACCGGACTTTCGCAAAGAAATATTGGATAACTATAAGCAGTATACAAATCCCAGCGGCTTGCATGTCCTGAATGTGTTTGTACATAAGCCGTTTATTGCGCCACCACCTGAAAAAGAGCCTAACGCGCATAACTGGTACTCTGGTGAGCTGCTTACACATTATCACGACTGGTTCATTCAAGATAGCTCGGAAGTTATTTTTGACTGTAACTCATCAGGTATTGCTCATAAGCATGCCATGACTAAAATAATTGCACAAAAAATCATCTTATAA
- a CDS encoding glycoside hydrolase family 5 protein, with the protein MKRKSMKKPFLVIASLVMGFTLYGYTPASADAASVKGYYHTQGNKIVDESGKEAVFNGLNWFGLETPNYTLHGLWSRSMDDVLDQVKKEGYNLIRLPYSNQLFDFTSRPDSIDYYKNPDLVGLTPIQIMDKLIEKAGQRGIQVILDRHRADSGGQSELWYTSKYPESRWISDWKMLADRYKDNPTVIGADLHNEPHGQASWGTGNISTDWRLAAQRAGNAILSVNPNWLILVEGVDHNVQGNNSQYWWGGNLTGVAKYPVVLDVPNRVVYSPHDYGPGVSWQPWFNESSFPSNLPAVWDQNWGYISKQNIAPVLVGEFGGRNVDLSSPEGKWQNALVDYIGANNLYFTYWDLNPNSGDTGGLLLDDWVTWNRPKQDMLSRIMKPVTFVTGQAKATAE; encoded by the coding sequence ATGAAAAGAAAAAGCATGAAGAAGCCATTTCTCGTTATTGCCTCTCTCGTAATGGGCTTCACCTTGTATGGCTACACTCCTGCTTCGGCAGATGCAGCCAGTGTGAAAGGATATTATCACACTCAGGGAAACAAAATTGTGGACGAATCCGGGAAGGAGGCAGTATTTAATGGCTTGAACTGGTTTGGTCTGGAAACTCCGAATTACACTCTGCATGGACTGTGGAGCCGTTCAATGGACGACGTGCTGGACCAGGTGAAGAAAGAAGGCTACAATCTGATCCGTCTGCCATACAGTAATCAGTTGTTCGATTTCACTTCCCGTCCGGACAGTATTGATTATTACAAAAATCCTGATTTGGTTGGATTGACTCCGATTCAAATTATGGACAAGCTGATCGAAAAAGCCGGACAACGCGGTATTCAGGTAATCCTTGACCGCCACCGTGCCGACTCCGGCGGACAGTCCGAGTTGTGGTACACGTCCAAGTACCCTGAATCTCGTTGGATCAGCGATTGGAAAATGTTGGCTGACCGTTATAAAGACAATCCTACCGTCATCGGTGCGGATTTGCACAACGAGCCACACGGTCAGGCAAGCTGGGGCACAGGCAACATTTCCACAGACTGGCGTCTTGCGGCGCAGCGCGCAGGGAATGCGATTCTGTCCGTAAATCCAAATTGGTTGATTCTCGTAGAAGGTGTGGACCACAATGTCCAAGGCAACAATAGCCAATACTGGTGGGGCGGCAACCTGACTGGTGTAGCCAAGTACCCTGTCGTGCTGGACGTACCAAACCGTGTCGTATATTCTCCGCATGATTACGGCCCTGGTGTGTCTTGGCAGCCATGGTTCAACGAGTCAAGCTTCCCGTCCAACCTGCCGGCCGTCTGGGATCAAAACTGGGGCTACATCAGCAAGCAAAACATAGCTCCGGTACTGGTTGGTGAATTCGGCGGCCGTAATGTTGATTTGTCTTCTCCTGAGGGTAAATGGCAAAATGCGCTCGTAGACTATATTGGTGCCAACAACTTGTACTTTACGTACTGGGACCTGAATCCGAATAGCGGTGACACGGGTGGACTGTTGCTGGACGACTGGGTTACCTGGAATCGTCCGAAGCAGGATATGCTGAGCCGCATTATGAAGCCTGTAACGTTCGTAACGGGACAAGCGAAAGCTACCGCTGAATAG
- a CDS encoding pectate lyase family protein, with translation MKKRFSLGIAAALLFTTLAPLGTPAHAATDIGKETLGSKNGWAAFSTGTTGGAAASSSNIFTVTNRKQLVDALGKSSNTTPKIIYVKGTINVNVDDNNKPLGLNDYKDPNYDFDAYIKAYDPSTWGKKAPSGTLEKAREASQKNQASRVVIQIPSNTTIVGLGSNAVINGVNFQLKKGTDNVIIRNIEFQDAYDYFPQWDPTDGSTGNWNSEYDSITINGATHVWVDHNTFNDGSHPDSQNGTYYGREYQHHDGLLDVVNQADLVTASYNHFSNHDKTSIIGNSDSKTADEGALRVTLHHNYYENTVQRTPRVRYGQVHLYNNYYTGDVKRSEYPLLYIWGAGKSSKIFAENNVIDVAGLSAAKIVTVFGGTALSDTGTILNGQAVNAGSSAGLSSSVGWKPSLNDKISPSASVKAEVTSQAGSGKL, from the coding sequence ATGAAAAAGAGATTTTCACTCGGAATCGCAGCAGCCTTGCTGTTCACAACCCTGGCTCCTCTTGGTACACCTGCTCATGCAGCCACTGATATTGGTAAAGAAACGCTCGGCAGCAAAAACGGTTGGGCAGCCTTTTCTACAGGCACAACAGGCGGGGCCGCAGCCTCCTCTTCTAATATTTTCACTGTAACGAATCGCAAACAACTGGTGGATGCTTTGGGTAAAAGCAGCAATACTACCCCTAAAATCATTTATGTCAAAGGTACGATCAATGTCAATGTCGATGACAATAACAAGCCGTTGGGATTGAACGATTACAAGGACCCTAATTATGATTTTGACGCATATATCAAAGCATATGACCCGTCCACATGGGGGAAAAAGGCTCCTTCCGGTACATTGGAAAAGGCACGTGAAGCTTCTCAAAAAAATCAGGCCAGTCGTGTTGTCATTCAAATTCCATCCAATACAACAATTGTCGGCCTGGGCAGCAATGCCGTTATTAACGGCGTGAACTTCCAACTGAAAAAAGGGACAGACAATGTCATTATCCGCAATATTGAATTCCAGGATGCCTACGATTATTTCCCACAATGGGACCCAACCGACGGCAGTACAGGCAACTGGAATTCGGAATATGACAGCATTACCATTAACGGTGCCACTCATGTATGGGTAGACCACAATACCTTCAACGATGGGTCTCACCCGGACAGCCAAAACGGTACCTACTATGGGCGGGAATACCAGCATCATGATGGACTTCTCGATGTGGTCAATCAAGCCGATCTGGTCACTGCTTCTTACAATCATTTTTCCAATCATGATAAAACCTCAATTATTGGCAACAGCGACAGTAAAACAGCAGATGAAGGGGCTTTACGTGTAACCCTGCATCACAATTATTATGAAAACACAGTACAACGCACACCACGTGTACGGTATGGACAAGTCCATCTGTACAACAATTACTATACAGGTGATGTAAAACGCTCCGAATATCCTTTACTGTATATATGGGGCGCAGGCAAATCCTCCAAAATCTTCGCCGAAAACAATGTCATTGACGTTGCCGGTTTATCTGCAGCTAAAATCGTGACTGTCTTTGGTGGAACTGCCCTGTCAGATACGGGCACAATCCTGAATGGACAAGCTGTTAACGCAGGCTCCAGCGCAGGTCTTAGCTCCTCTGTAGGCTGGAAACCATCGCTGAACGATAAGATTTCCCCATCTGCCAGCGTAAAAGCAGAAGTCACTTCGCAGGCCGGTTCCGGCAAACTGTAA
- a CDS encoding DUF4183 domain-containing protein, translating to MTGKQRAAGSEGKQGIPGLPGQQGQAGPPGALGIPGPPGAPGVQGIPGPPGAPGAQGIPGPAGLQGAQGVPGPPGAQGIAGPIGLQGPAGAQGIAGPAGPQGIAGPPGPAPDISNIEIIPTAQRYFYFAPDTIESSVTIMADQFSVDGVQEAFQRFHVGSNSYANLYINGMIQESALYSLTPASLTIHLNEGETISSGTPIIVEIVQFSVRSSA from the coding sequence GTGACTGGAAAGCAGAGGGCTGCTGGTTCTGAGGGGAAACAAGGCATTCCCGGTTTGCCAGGACAGCAAGGTCAAGCGGGGCCGCCTGGTGCATTGGGCATACCAGGTCCACCGGGAGCACCGGGAGTTCAAGGCATACCAGGTCCACCGGGAGCGCCGGGAGCGCAAGGAATACCGGGTCCAGCAGGGTTACAGGGAGCGCAAGGAGTGCCGGGGCCGCCGGGTGCCCAGGGTATCGCAGGTCCAATAGGCCTACAAGGTCCTGCCGGAGCACAAGGCATCGCTGGTCCAGCAGGACCACAAGGTATAGCAGGCCCTCCCGGCCCGGCACCTGACATTTCAAATATTGAAATTATACCCACTGCGCAACGGTATTTTTATTTTGCTCCTGATACTATTGAATCTTCGGTCACGATTATGGCGGATCAATTTTCTGTAGATGGGGTGCAAGAGGCTTTTCAGCGGTTTCATGTCGGAAGCAACAGCTATGCCAATTTGTATATTAACGGCATGATTCAAGAAAGCGCATTGTACAGCCTGACCCCTGCATCGCTGACGATTCACCTCAACGAAGGGGAGACAATTTCCTCCGGAACACCTATTATTGTGGAAATCGTTCAATTTAGTGTGCGATCCAGTGCGTGA
- a CDS encoding TetR/AcrR family transcriptional regulator — translation MNKKTHVDSKKKDILQAAMRLFATKGIDGISVKQIGEAAGVTDAAIYKHFKSKDAMAMEVFEQYCNSYTTLIDFYRKQNGSFVSRFHQLVDEVLGMHDEDQYGLLLLSQHHELYIEASQSQNVRQPLEALTEFIEQGIGRGELPKQDARLSGVLIIGAITRLSVSSLEGELPQELIPLAAEVKQRLTALLSKGQ, via the coding sequence ATGAACAAGAAAACACATGTAGATAGCAAGAAGAAGGATATATTGCAGGCGGCGATGCGCTTATTTGCAACCAAGGGGATTGACGGAATTTCCGTCAAACAAATTGGAGAGGCTGCCGGTGTGACGGATGCCGCAATATACAAGCATTTTAAGAGTAAAGATGCAATGGCAATGGAAGTATTCGAGCAGTACTGCAACAGCTACACTACATTGATTGATTTTTATCGCAAGCAGAATGGGAGCTTCGTCAGTCGTTTCCATCAATTGGTAGATGAAGTGCTGGGAATGCATGATGAAGATCAGTATGGCCTGCTTTTGCTGTCGCAGCATCATGAGCTGTACATTGAGGCAAGCCAGAGTCAGAATGTACGTCAGCCGCTGGAGGCGCTAACGGAATTCATCGAGCAGGGGATTGGGCGGGGAGAATTGCCCAAGCAGGATGCCCGGCTATCCGGTGTGCTGATCATTGGAGCTATTACACGCTTATCCGTGTCCAGCCTGGAAGGTGAGCTTCCGCAGGAACTTATTCCATTGGCAGCAGAGGTCAAACAACGTTTAACCGCTTTATTAAGTAAAGGTCAGTAG
- a CDS encoding response regulator transcription factor, with translation MSVSSKTIVIVDDEQRTRQGIHQTLEQWAAGKYRIVTSGNGLEALHTLRAETVHLLITDVRLPEFSGLDLIRSLERDSRRPAIIVISGYAEFDYVQQALRLGAVNYLLKPIDKQELLNAVDEALRLEEERQRYEQLEKIADPVLLELDLQAATLSDPIRRACIYMAEHLHESITMAQTAAHSHLNASYFSVLFKEQSGLSFTEYLHRLRMQRAKELLLHTQLTIAQIGERSGYRTDKYFIKVFKVSEGVSPSRYRQQMRKEPGNID, from the coding sequence ATGAGTGTTTCATCCAAAACCATTGTAATTGTAGACGATGAACAGCGAACACGTCAGGGAATACATCAGACACTGGAGCAATGGGCAGCCGGGAAATACCGGATTGTGACATCGGGTAATGGTTTGGAAGCATTACATACGCTGCGTGCGGAGACCGTCCATCTGCTCATTACGGATGTCCGGTTGCCGGAATTCAGCGGACTGGATTTGATCCGCTCCCTGGAACGGGATTCCCGCCGGCCGGCGATCATTGTCATCTCGGGATATGCGGAGTTTGATTATGTCCAGCAGGCTCTTCGTCTGGGAGCCGTCAATTACTTGCTCAAGCCGATTGATAAGCAGGAGCTGCTTAATGCAGTAGATGAAGCGCTCCGGCTGGAAGAGGAACGGCAGCGGTATGAGCAGCTTGAAAAGATAGCTGATCCTGTTCTGTTAGAGCTTGACCTCCAAGCGGCTACTCTTAGTGATCCGATACGGCGTGCCTGCATCTATATGGCGGAGCATCTTCACGAATCCATCACGATGGCGCAGACTGCCGCGCATTCACACCTGAATGCGAGCTATTTTAGCGTTTTGTTCAAGGAGCAAAGTGGCTTGTCCTTCACCGAATATCTGCACCGGCTGCGGATGCAACGGGCCAAGGAGCTGCTGCTGCATACCCAACTGACGATTGCGCAAATCGGAGAGCGTTCAGGCTACAGGACTGATAAATATTTTATTAAAGTGTTCAAAGTGTCCGAGGGGGTAAGTCCCAGCCGCTACAGGCAGCAGATGCGTAAAGAGCCGGGGAATATTGATTGA
- a CDS encoding cache domain-containing sensor histidine kinase has product MRSSFQPLNTLRNQIFIGFILVMLIMMSVAGAFIYLNVSHLLKNSAERHIGQTAVQASGRLDALIGQMDSLTEQVANHPSVQHILLEERSGGKVTFRQRQSLLQVMHSYQAYMPSVGSLELYTAEGKMLFPIREGSLEERIGQADIREANEMKGRLVWIGIDPEDPRSLLAIRQVSLVDRWFSRGGYLITRMERSYFGLNDVSAVKEEASETMLLVDRQGQLLSGEPMNQMDLSGVLHSKAQTVHIGEREYVKAVQQSERTGWSLLILIPVSVVTDGITVLRTTLIISASLGAVLFLFMSFMLSTLITRPIGHLIQAMRRSRQGALALNPEPAAAVELRELNAEYNMMIVDINELIRVICEKEVLQSQTELKALQAQINPHFLFNTLDAFNWSLQEKGEEELAGLMVSMSRLFRYIIEPAHHDAWVTLGEEMAQVRRYLELMEMRLGARLSWQIHMPPEAARIPLPKLLIQPIVENAILHGVENRIGNGRVEIRATPSARPGWTKIAVIDDGPGMTPEELAAVHTALTGGSISQSKGTGMGLVNVQRRLALYYDSVYDPTDGLLIHSAVQEGTVVAFEIPDEYGGR; this is encoded by the coding sequence ATGCGCTCAAGTTTCCAACCATTAAACACGTTGCGTAATCAGATTTTTATCGGATTTATACTGGTGATGCTCATTATGATGAGTGTGGCGGGGGCGTTCATTTACCTCAATGTCTCTCACCTGTTGAAAAACAGTGCCGAGCGGCATATTGGTCAGACGGCGGTACAAGCAAGCGGCAGGCTGGATGCATTAATCGGCCAGATGGACAGCCTGACGGAGCAGGTGGCAAACCATCCGTCTGTTCAGCATATTTTGCTGGAGGAGCGCAGCGGGGGCAAGGTGACTTTTCGGCAGCGTCAATCACTACTGCAGGTGATGCATAGCTACCAGGCTTATATGCCGAGTGTTGGCTCTTTGGAGCTGTATACCGCTGAAGGAAAGATGTTGTTTCCGATCAGGGAGGGCAGTCTGGAGGAGCGGATCGGACAGGCGGACATCCGGGAAGCAAATGAGATGAAAGGAAGATTAGTCTGGATCGGCATCGATCCCGAGGACCCTCGGTCGCTGCTGGCGATTCGGCAGGTGAGTCTGGTGGACCGTTGGTTTTCACGCGGAGGATATCTGATTACCCGCATGGAGCGAAGTTATTTTGGGCTGAATGATGTATCGGCGGTCAAGGAAGAAGCGAGTGAAACGATGCTGCTCGTAGATCGTCAAGGCCAGCTGCTGTCAGGCGAGCCTATGAACCAGATGGATTTGTCAGGTGTACTGCACAGCAAGGCACAGACGGTTCATATTGGAGAACGGGAATATGTGAAGGCGGTGCAGCAATCGGAGCGGACCGGCTGGTCGCTGCTGATCCTGATTCCGGTTAGCGTCGTCACCGACGGAATTACGGTTTTACGGACTACACTTATCATCTCCGCGTCTCTTGGTGCCGTGTTATTCCTGTTTATGTCCTTTATGCTGTCTACGTTGATTACCAGACCGATAGGTCACTTGATCCAAGCGATGCGCCGTTCACGCCAAGGAGCATTGGCCTTGAATCCAGAACCGGCAGCAGCGGTTGAGCTGCGGGAATTGAACGCAGAGTACAACATGATGATTGTTGATATCAATGAATTGATCCGTGTCATTTGTGAGAAGGAGGTTCTGCAAAGCCAGACCGAGCTTAAAGCCCTGCAAGCGCAGATCAATCCGCATTTTCTTTTTAATACGCTGGATGCTTTCAACTGGTCGCTACAGGAAAAGGGGGAGGAGGAGCTTGCCGGGCTGATGGTGTCGATGTCACGGCTGTTTCGTTATATTATTGAGCCGGCTCACCATGACGCTTGGGTGACACTCGGGGAAGAAATGGCACAAGTCCGCCGTTATCTGGAACTGATGGAGATGCGCCTGGGTGCACGTCTGAGCTGGCAAATTCATATGCCTCCAGAGGCGGCGAGAATTCCGCTTCCTAAACTGCTAATCCAGCCTATTGTAGAGAATGCCATTTTGCATGGCGTCGAAAATCGTATCGGCAACGGTCGTGTTGAAATCCGTGCCACTCCTTCGGCAAGACCGGGATGGACCAAGATCGCGGTCATAGATGACGGACCTGGCATGACACCGGAGGAACTTGCGGCTGTGCATACAGCACTGACGGGGGGATCGATCAGCCAGAGCAAGGGGACAGGTATGGGACTGGTTAATGTGCAGCGCAGGCTCGCCCTCTATTATGACAGTGTATATGATCCAACGGACGGTTTGCTGATACATAGTGCTGTGCAGGAAGGAACGGTGGTCGCTTTTGAAATTCCTGATGAATACGGAGGGCGGTAG
- a CDS encoding Gfo/Idh/MocA family protein has protein sequence MGKARLCFIGAGFHASTNIYPAVIGAGAEIQAIATRDINRSKAALQRFGSSGIPYDNYKTMLEQEDCDGVVVVAQAADHPSLVLDCIQAGKHVFVDKPLGWNAEEAAQIADAAEAAGVVLMVGFMKRYAPVYVKLKELIEGGSLGAARSFQAKFLVDSTLFCKSGEDFMKLAAVHMVDLVRYLFGEAVQVTGFANDNGEFISHTISLKFENGVVGSVYFAGMTAWTRESEGITVTFDHGFATADEVNTLIIHKSENHAELPWKSLAESDTVLTPSASAMSGGYRDLYLRGFVGEIVHFMDCCKEGHTPYSSGRDNVKTMELCDRILTALQ, from the coding sequence ATGGGCAAGGCGAGGCTGTGCTTTATCGGAGCTGGCTTTCACGCTTCAACGAATATATATCCTGCGGTCATTGGCGCAGGTGCTGAAATTCAAGCGATTGCGACCAGAGATATAAATAGATCGAAGGCAGCGCTTCAGCGGTTTGGGAGCAGCGGCATCCCTTATGACAATTACAAGACTATGTTGGAGCAGGAGGACTGTGATGGAGTTGTCGTGGTTGCACAAGCGGCAGATCACCCTTCGCTCGTACTGGACTGCATTCAGGCCGGAAAACATGTTTTTGTAGACAAGCCACTAGGCTGGAATGCAGAGGAAGCGGCCCAAATTGCCGATGCGGCGGAGGCGGCTGGCGTTGTGCTGATGGTCGGCTTCATGAAGCGCTATGCGCCTGTATACGTAAAATTGAAAGAGCTGATTGAGGGTGGCTCGCTTGGAGCCGCACGCTCATTTCAGGCGAAATTTCTCGTGGACAGCACTCTATTTTGCAAAAGCGGCGAAGATTTCATGAAGCTGGCGGCGGTTCATATGGTCGATTTGGTACGTTATTTGTTCGGGGAAGCGGTGCAGGTCACTGGATTTGCGAATGATAACGGCGAGTTTATTTCGCATACGATTTCGCTAAAATTTGAAAATGGTGTGGTGGGCAGCGTATACTTCGCAGGGATGACAGCATGGACGCGCGAGAGCGAAGGTATCACAGTAACCTTTGATCATGGTTTTGCAACCGCTGATGAAGTGAATACATTGATCATTCACAAGTCGGAGAATCACGCGGAACTTCCTTGGAAATCCCTTGCGGAATCCGATACGGTTCTGACACCGTCAGCATCGGCGATGTCGGGCGGGTATCGTGATTTGTACTTGCGCGGTTTTGTTGGCGAAATCGTTCATTTCATGGACTGTTGCAAAGAAGGACATACGCCTTATTCAAGTGGACGGGATAATGTAAAAACGATGGAGCTGTGCGACCGCATTTTGACCGCGCTTCAATAG
- a CDS encoding DUF4183 domain-containing protein, translated as MPIVKPVFTAVATAPVASGGAITTTITPVVTRFFATITAGMIGATTTTVPAASFVDDADAPVVALPTLTATDSANYYVNGVIQQNSLFTLTAASLVIASVDITPGVPVVIEISNFSGATSTITTQPTISAPTITITS; from the coding sequence ATGCCAATCGTAAAACCTGTTTTTACAGCGGTTGCTACAGCTCCAGTCGCAAGCGGTGGAGCTATTACCACGACCATAACCCCAGTTGTGACTCGTTTTTTTGCAACGATTACAGCCGGGATGATCGGAGCTACAACAACAACCGTTCCTGCTGCAAGCTTTGTAGATGACGCTGATGCTCCAGTAGTCGCTTTGCCGACATTAACGGCTACGGATTCTGCTAATTATTACGTTAACGGAGTTATTCAGCAGAACTCTTTATTCACCCTAACTGCAGCAAGTCTGGTCATTGCCTCCGTAGATATTACACCGGGTGTTCCAGTTGTCATAGAAATATCAAACTTTAGCGGCGCGACCTCCACCATCACAACTCAACCTACCATCTCTGCTCCTACCATTACTATTACCAGCTAA
- a CDS encoding cyclase family protein, whose amino-acid sequence MAEHLADILKLLKQKEWVDLSHAFYPEIPHFPVFDQVQVDTLFTHDDGFFVKQYCFPGQYGTHIDAPVHFVKGKRYLHELSLKELVLPLVVIDRSAAVAANPDYELTVADILDFEKEHGRIADQSFVAFRSDWSKRWPDSDAFSNKDDAGDAHCPGWSLEALRFLVEERNVAAIGHETLDTDSSVAFRKEGRLVGEYFILEQDRYQVEVLTNLDKLPATGAVIYNIVPSIQDSPGFPVRSFAILP is encoded by the coding sequence ATGGCAGAGCATTTAGCGGATATTTTGAAGTTGTTGAAGCAAAAAGAGTGGGTAGATTTGTCCCACGCCTTTTACCCTGAAATCCCTCATTTTCCGGTATTCGATCAAGTTCAGGTGGATACCTTATTTACCCATGACGATGGTTTTTTTGTAAAACAATACTGTTTTCCGGGTCAGTATGGCACTCATATAGATGCACCCGTTCATTTTGTAAAGGGTAAACGTTACTTGCATGAGCTTTCGTTGAAGGAACTGGTTTTGCCGCTGGTTGTTATTGACCGTTCGGCCGCTGTTGCAGCCAATCCCGACTATGAGCTTACGGTTGCGGATATTCTGGATTTTGAAAAGGAGCATGGACGCATTGCCGATCAATCCTTTGTCGCCTTTCGCAGTGATTGGAGCAAGCGTTGGCCTGATTCAGATGCGTTCTCAAACAAGGACGACGCCGGAGACGCACACTGCCCGGGCTGGTCGCTGGAGGCGCTGCGCTTTTTGGTAGAAGAACGAAATGTGGCCGCCATTGGACATGAGACACTGGATACTGACTCCTCTGTAGCTTTTCGCAAAGAGGGCAGGCTGGTAGGGGAATATTTCATATTGGAGCAGGATCGTTATCAGGTTGAGGTGCTGACGAATTTGGACAAGCTGCCTGCGACAGGTGCGGTCATTTATAATATCGTTCCGAGCATTCAGGATTCTCCCGGATTTCCGGTGCGCTCCTTTGCTATTTTGCCTTAA
- a CDS encoding NAD(P)H-dependent oxidoreductase: protein MSKKILVIQGNPVVGSYGEALAQSYIKGAEAAGAEVRLLQLSALEFNPNLSGGYRDKLPLEPDLIQAQEWIKWTEHLVFIFPIWWGSLPALMKGFIDRVFMPGFAFKYHKGKPLPEQLLKGRTAHLISTMDGPHWYYRFFQGQPGHRMMKHSTLQLCGVKTVRSTAIDLMNKKTDQQRNDWLGKVEQLGRSMK from the coding sequence ATGTCTAAAAAAATATTAGTTATTCAAGGAAATCCGGTCGTTGGCAGTTATGGAGAAGCGCTGGCTCAATCCTATATAAAAGGAGCAGAGGCTGCGGGAGCTGAGGTGCGTTTGTTGCAGCTGTCCGCGTTGGAATTTAATCCAAATTTATCAGGTGGATATCGTGATAAATTGCCGCTGGAGCCTGACCTGATTCAAGCTCAGGAATGGATTAAATGGACGGAGCATCTTGTTTTCATTTTTCCGATTTGGTGGGGCAGCTTGCCTGCGTTAATGAAAGGTTTCATTGACCGTGTTTTTATGCCAGGCTTTGCGTTTAAATATCACAAAGGCAAACCCCTGCCTGAACAGCTCTTAAAAGGCAGAACGGCCCATCTCATATCAACGATGGATGGACCGCACTGGTATTACCGATTTTTTCAGGGACAGCCTGGGCATCGCATGATGAAGCATTCCACGCTCCAGCTATGCGGTGTCAAGACCGTACGTTCTACCGCCATTGATCTCATGAATAAGAAGACGGATCAACAGCGCAACGATTGGCTAGGCAAGGTGGAGCAACTGGGGCGAAGCATGAAGTAG